The sequence CGCGGCTTGACCGCGGGATCCATGGTAAAGAAGGGTAATATTAAATATTTATCGGATCTTTTCCAAAGCTTAATGGATCCCGCGGTCAAGCCGCGGGAAGTAGGAAGTTTGTAATATTTTCGAGTCATTCCACTTTCGAAGAAAGTTTTAGTAGAAAAACTTGGAAGTTTAAAATGTCTTTAATGTTGAATGAATTACAGAATAAAGCCTCTTCGCGCATTGCTGCGGCTCAAACGCTTGTGCAAATCGAAGAAGTGCGTCTGGACCTTTTTGGTAAAAAAGGTGAATTGACAAACCTCATGAAAAGCTTGAGCGCGATGAGTGATGAGGAACGTCGCACGACAGGTGCCGCACTGAATCAAATGCGTGATTTGTTACGCGTTTCTTTGGATCATAAAAAAGAACAACTTGAAACAATTGCACTCAATGAGCGTTTGCAAAAAGAACGTCTTGATTTGTCGTTATCGCCGCGTCCTGAAATGGAAGGCAAAATTCATCCGATTAGTCAAACAATTGATGAATTGATTGCCATTTTTGGTGAAATGGGGTTCGCCTATGCTGAAGGCCCTGACATTGAAGAAGATTTCCATAATTTTGAAGCATTAAATATTCCGCCTGAACATCCAGCGCGTCAATCGCATGATACGTTTTATTTCAACGAATCTGTGACCGGTCGCAAATTATTAAGAACACATACATCGCCTGTTCAAATTCGGACGATGTTGGATCAAAAGCCGCCTATTAAAATTATAGCGCCTGGCAGGACTTTCCGTTGTGATGATGATGCGACCCATTCGCCTAATTTTCATCAAATCGAAGGATTGGTGATCGATAAAAATATTCATATGGGGCATTTGCAATCTTGTTTGCTTGATTTCTGTCGTGCTTTTTTTCAAGAAGATAAATTGTCTTTACGGTTTAGACCAAGTTTCTTCCCATTTACAGAACCTTCGGCTGAAGTTGATATTCAATGTCAGAAAAATAAAGGCAGCCTTAAAATTGGTGTGGGCACCGATTGGCTTGAAATTTTGGGTTGTGGGATGGTTCATCCGAAAGTACTTCAAAATGTCGGTATTGATCCCGAAATTTACCAAGGTTTTGCATTCGGTATGGGGATTGAGCGTATCACGATGTTGAAATATAACATCCCTGATTTACGCAATTTTTATGATGCCGATGCACGTTGGTTGCGTCATTATGGTTTTTCACCCGTTTTATTACCGACTATTACCGGAGGGTTATCCTCATGAAATTCACTTTATCATGGCTTAAAGACCATTTAGATACAAATATTACGCTTGATAATTTGTTGATCGAATTAGTTAATTTGGGACTTGAAGTTGAATCCGTTGAAGATAAAAGTAAAGGCCTTGAAAATTTCGTCATAGTTGAAATTTTAACAGTTGCACCGCATCCCAATGCAGATCGTTTGCGCTTATGTAATGTGACGACGGGTACAAAAGCCTATGATGTTGTGTGTGGCGCGCCCAATGTGTATGAGGGCATGAAAACTGTTTTTGCCGATATTGGGACGTTTGTTCCAGGACTTAATACGACACTTAAAAAAGCTGAAATTAGGGGCGTTCCAAGTCATGGGATGTTGTGTTCCGCGCAAGAGCTTTTACTAGGCGGTGATGCAAATGGTATTATGGATCTGCCCAAAGATGTTGAAATTGGTCAACGATTGGTTGATTATTTAGGGCTCACAGATCCTGTGATTGATGTATCGGTGACGCCGAATCGTCCTGATTGGTTGGCAGTGCGTGGTATTGCACGTGATTTAGCCGCTAAAAAACTCGGTACATTGAAGCCAATGCCGATGAAGGCATTGCCTGTTGTAGGTTTTAAACCATCAATTAAAGTTCATTTTAAGTTTGAAGAAGACGTTAAAAATGCCTGTACTTTATTCATGGGACGTTTGATTAAAAATGTTCAAAATAAAGAAAGTCCTGAATGGCTGAAGAAAAAACTTATTGGTATTGGATTGCGTCCTATTTCGGCGATCGTTGATATTACGAATTTCTTGACCCATGATTTATGCCGACCGCTTCATATTTTTGATGCGGATAAAATAAAGGGTTCGCTTGAATTGCGTATGTCACGTGATGGTGAAACATTGGAAGCGATTGATAACAAGACGTATAATCTTGACGATGGCATGACAGTGATTACTGATGATACTGGCATTATAAGCCTCGCAGGTATTATGGGTGGCTTATCGACTTCCTGTGATTTAACAACACAGAATGTGTTTTTGGAAGCGGCTTTATTTGATCCTATTAGAACAGCGCAAACAGGTCGTAAATTAGGCATTTTGTCAGATGCGCGTTATCGTTTTGAACGTGGTATTGATCCTGAATCTGTTCGTGTTGGCGTTGATTATGGAACGCAGCTTATATTAGAGATTTGTGGTGGTGAGATATCTGATATAGTGGTGACGGGGAAAGAATCACTTCCATCGAAAGAAATTTACATAAGGCCAAAACGTTTTACGCAGATGACAGGTATAGACCTTGCTTCTGATAAGATTGAAAAGATTTTAAAGAATCTCGGTTGCGATATTAAACAAACAGGCGAAAAAATAACGCTTGTGCCGCCCTCATGGCGCCTTGATTTACAAAGCGAAATTGATTTGATCGAAGATGTGTTGCGTCTTCATGGGTACCACCATTTACCAACAGCATCGATGCCAAAAGGCGAGGGGATTCCGAAAGCGATTTTAACGCCGTCTCAAAAAAGACGTCAAGATGCACGTCGTTATTTGGCAAATCGAGGCCTATTAGAAATTGTGACCTATTCTTTTATGTCACAAAAGAAGGCTTTATTGTTTGGGGCAATAAATGAAAGCATCATTCTTTCTAATCCTATAAGTGCTGATCTTGATTATATGCGACCATCGATTTTACCGAATATAATGGATGTGCTCGTACGAAATACTGCACGCAATAATGCTGATTTAGGTTTGTTTGAAATTGGGCCAATTTATAAAGACGACACGCCTGATGGTCAATTGATGATGGCAAGTGGTATGCGTATGGGTAAAACCAATACGAAACATTGGTTGCAGGTGCCACGATCATTTGATGTCTATGATGTTAAAGCAGATTTCTTGAGCGTCCTTGGTCTGTTTGGTATTAAAGAAGAGCAAATCCAATTCAAGCAAAATGCTGCGTCTTGGTATCATCCAGGCAGATCTGGATCTTACTATTTCGGTGGGAAAACGCTTTTGGGGTATTTTGGTGAAATCCATCCTAAGATTCAAAAAGAATTCGATTTAGCAAATCCCGTCTATGGGTTTGAAATTTTTATGGATGCTGTACCTTTCTTGGAGAAAAAGAAAAGTAAAATGGCGCTTGAATTATCATCTTTCCAAATGGTTGGGCGTGATTTTGCATTTATTTTGGACAACAATGTTCAAGCACAAGATGTTATAAAGATCGCTAAAAATATCGATAAAAATTTGGTGCAAGAAGTCACTATTTTTGATGTCTATCAAGGCGATAAATTGCCGATTGGTAAAAAATCTATCGCGTTGAATTTAAAGTTACAATCAAAAGATAGAACACTTAAAGATGATGAAATTGATATTATCAGCACTAATTTGATTCGCGAGATGAAAGAAAAATTGGGTGGTCAGATTCGAGATCAGTAAGATTATGTATAGAACTGAAATGTTATAGGGGAATATTGGTAAAGAGGGATTTAGCGGTTTTTGTTTAATTGCATTGGCCAATTGATCCTTCTTTACAAATACGACCATCTGCCCAAATAGCATTTGAAAAATCAGCATGCGATAAATCAGCGCCTTGCATTTCGGCATTTTTAAAATTTGCGCCCTTTGCGTTAGCTCTAAAAAAACGAGCACCCCTTAGATTTGCACCTTCAAAATTGGTTTTTTCAAGATTAGCGCGGCTGAAATCAGCTTCAGTAAGACGCGCATTTTTGAAATTTGTTTCAACCAAAGTGGCTGTTATAAATTTGGTATGAAAACCATCGACATGCTCTAAATTGGCCTGGCTTAAATCAGCACGATTAAAACTCGAATCACGTAATTTTGTATTTGTGCCAGAAATATCTATTTTGGGTAAGATTTTTCCATCAAAATAGCAACGCTGCCAATCAACATTTTGTTGTGCTGGATCGGTACATCCCGCTAAAAGAGGATAAGAAATTGTGATGAAGCATATGAAAAATATAAAGCGCACTGTCAAATCCTGACCATTTTTAACGAATATAATTAAAATAGCAGGTTATGTCGTATTAAGGAAGGATTTGCTTGAATTTATTCTTGGAGATATACCCGAATGATTTGGAAATGGGGATTTTTAGGCATGAGTTCTGAGGTGATTTTTGATGTCAAAAATTACGACATGTAATTGTTTTACCTTAGAAATTTTTGGTTCAAAAAGCGACCAAAAATCATATTATTTGTGAATATATGGGGCGAGCGATGGGGATCGAACCCACGACATCCAGAACCACAATCTGGCACTCTAACCAACTGAGCTACGCCCGCCACATGTCATCTTTTTTACAGACTATTCGGGATTCCGTCAAGTGAATTTAGACAATTTTGTTAAGTATTTGTATAGTCCTTTTTTTTCTAGGCTTTTGATAGGATTTTAATTTTTTGGTGAACACAGAAATCCCTTAAGCAATAGACTTCTTTTGAAACGCTACTATTGAAATTTTTGGTTCAAAAAGCGACCAAAGGTCATCGACTAAAAACGGTAGTTTCAGATTATTTGGGTATACATCAACTAAGGCTCCACATTTTTGAATAGGTCTGCTAAGATCGAGCAATATGGTATATGTGCTATTTCTCAAAAGGAGAAAATCATGTTTCGCGGATCAATGACAGCTCTTGTAACACCTTTTAATAAAGACGGAAGTCTTGATACGGATTCTTATATCAAATTTATTAATTGGCAGATTATAAATGGGACTGAAGGCATTATTCCGTGCGGCACGACAGGTGAAGTTCCTACGTTAAGTGATGACGAGCAAGAGCAGGTTATTGCAATTGCGGTGGCGCAAGCGAAGGGCAAAGTCTCTGTTATTGCTGGGACTGGTACAAATTCTACAGCACGCACTATAAAATCGACTCAAAAAGCAAAAAAATTAGGCGCGGATGCAGCGCTTATTGTGACGCCATATTATAATAAGCCAACGCAAGAGGGTCTTTATCAGCATTATAAAGCCATTCATGATGCGGTTGACTTACCTATTATTATCTATAATAATCCTGCCCGTTGTGTGGTGGATATGAGTGTTGACACAATGGCAAGGCTTGCTGAGCTTAAAAATATTGTGGGTGTCAAGGATGCATCGGGCGATATTACAAGACCTTTAAAAACAAAAATGAAAATAAAGAAAACATTTAATCAATTATCTGGTGAAGATGCACTTGTGGTTCCTTTTTTAGCGCAAGGTGGTGCGGGATGTATTTCGGTCACGGCCAATATTGCGCCAAAATTATGCGCTGATCTTCATAAAGCATGGCGTGCGGGTAATTATGAAAAGGTCGCAGCTTTGAACGCACAATTGATGCCTTTACATGATGCTATGTTTTGTGAGACAAATCCAGGTCCAGTCAAATATGCAGCAGAATTATTGGGGCTTTGTTCAGCGCTTACAAGACCACCTTTATGGACAATATCAGATGCTTCGAAAGAAATAGTTAAAACAGCGCTTAAAAACACAGGATTGATTGCGTAAGAAATGTCGAGAAAAGACCAACAAAAATATATTGCACAGAATAGACGTGCGCGTTTCGATTATATAATCAAAGAAACGTTTGAGGCTGGACTTATCTTAAAAGGATCAGAAGTTAAATCGTTGCGCGAAGGTCATGTTAGTATTCAAGAAGCGTATGCCACTGAAATCAATGGGGCATTTTACCTTGTGAATGCAACTATTAATATATATAAGCCAGCCAATCGTTTTAACCATGAACCAAATGCGCCGCGTAAATTGCTTTTACATAAAAAACAATGCTCTCGTTTGTTTGGATTAATTAAGCGAGAAGGTATAACGCTTGTGCCGATGGCGCTTTATTTTAATACGCGTGGTCTTGCAAAGCTTGAATTGGGTATTGGTAAAGGTAAAACCAAAGGCGATAAACGCGCGAGCGAAAAAGAAAAAGATTGGCAAAAAGTAAAGGGCCGTGCGCTTCGTAATATTGAAGATTAAGACGGCCCATCAGGGCGCATTTTGTCTATTCAGAAATGAGC comes from Alphaproteobacteria bacterium and encodes:
- the pheS gene encoding phenylalanine--tRNA ligase subunit alpha; this encodes MLNELQNKASSRIAAAQTLVQIEEVRLDLFGKKGELTNLMKSLSAMSDEERRTTGAALNQMRDLLRVSLDHKKEQLETIALNERLQKERLDLSLSPRPEMEGKIHPISQTIDELIAIFGEMGFAYAEGPDIEEDFHNFEALNIPPEHPARQSHDTFYFNESVTGRKLLRTHTSPVQIRTMLDQKPPIKIIAPGRTFRCDDDATHSPNFHQIEGLVIDKNIHMGHLQSCLLDFCRAFFQEDKLSLRFRPSFFPFTEPSAEVDIQCQKNKGSLKIGVGTDWLEILGCGMVHPKVLQNVGIDPEIYQGFAFGMGIERITMLKYNIPDLRNFYDADARWLRHYGFSPVLLPTITGGLSS
- the pheT gene encoding phenylalanine--tRNA ligase subunit beta; the encoded protein is MKFTLSWLKDHLDTNITLDNLLIELVNLGLEVESVEDKSKGLENFVIVEILTVAPHPNADRLRLCNVTTGTKAYDVVCGAPNVYEGMKTVFADIGTFVPGLNTTLKKAEIRGVPSHGMLCSAQELLLGGDANGIMDLPKDVEIGQRLVDYLGLTDPVIDVSVTPNRPDWLAVRGIARDLAAKKLGTLKPMPMKALPVVGFKPSIKVHFKFEEDVKNACTLFMGRLIKNVQNKESPEWLKKKLIGIGLRPISAIVDITNFLTHDLCRPLHIFDADKIKGSLELRMSRDGETLEAIDNKTYNLDDGMTVITDDTGIISLAGIMGGLSTSCDLTTQNVFLEAALFDPIRTAQTGRKLGILSDARYRFERGIDPESVRVGVDYGTQLILEICGGEISDIVVTGKESLPSKEIYIRPKRFTQMTGIDLASDKIEKILKNLGCDIKQTGEKITLVPPSWRLDLQSEIDLIEDVLRLHGYHHLPTASMPKGEGIPKAILTPSQKRRQDARRYLANRGLLEIVTYSFMSQKKALLFGAINESIILSNPISADLDYMRPSILPNIMDVLVRNTARNNADLGLFEIGPIYKDDTPDGQLMMASGMRMGKTNTKHWLQVPRSFDVYDVKADFLSVLGLFGIKEEQIQFKQNAASWYHPGRSGSYYFGGKTLLGYFGEIHPKIQKEFDLANPVYGFEIFMDAVPFLEKKKSKMALELSSFQMVGRDFAFILDNNVQAQDVIKIAKNIDKNLVQEVTIFDVYQGDKLPIGKKSIALNLKLQSKDRTLKDDEIDIISTNLIREMKEKLGGQIRDQ
- the dapA gene encoding 4-hydroxy-tetrahydrodipicolinate synthase gives rise to the protein MFRGSMTALVTPFNKDGSLDTDSYIKFINWQIINGTEGIIPCGTTGEVPTLSDDEQEQVIAIAVAQAKGKVSVIAGTGTNSTARTIKSTQKAKKLGADAALIVTPYYNKPTQEGLYQHYKAIHDAVDLPIIIYNNPARCVVDMSVDTMARLAELKNIVGVKDASGDITRPLKTKMKIKKTFNQLSGEDALVVPFLAQGGAGCISVTANIAPKLCADLHKAWRAGNYEKVAALNAQLMPLHDAMFCETNPGPVKYAAELLGLCSALTRPPLWTISDASKEIVKTALKNTGLIA
- a CDS encoding pentapeptide repeat-containing protein, which encodes MRFIFFICFITISYPLLAGCTDPAQQNVDWQRCYFDGKILPKIDISGTNTKLRDSSFNRADLSQANLEHVDGFHTKFITATLVETNFKNARLTEADFSRANLEKTNFEGANLRGARFFRANAKGANFKNAEMQGADLSHADFSNAIWADGRICKEGSIGQCN
- the smpB gene encoding SsrA-binding protein SmpB, translating into MSRKDQQKYIAQNRRARFDYIIKETFEAGLILKGSEVKSLREGHVSIQEAYATEINGAFYLVNATINIYKPANRFNHEPNAPRKLLLHKKQCSRLFGLIKREGITLVPMALYFNTRGLAKLELGIGKGKTKGDKRASEKEKDWQKVKGRALRNIED